Genomic window (Chthonomonas sp.):
GATCAAGGTTTGGTAGATATGGCGAGATCAACGGGGGTAGACTTAAATGCCGCAGTTGGAAGCGAAATACCCACTCATGTCAGCTTAAACGTACCAATTGTTGGGAATTTTAGAGTAAGGATTGCTGTGCAAAATATGGGTAGCAGTTATGGCGAAGTCTTTTTAAGTACTTTGACAAGTTATATTGCATATGATCGAGCAGAAGTGACCAATGTCGCTTACTTAGGTGCCATACCAAGTGACACATATTCCTTTAGAAAGCTATCACCTGCGTTTACTGCAGAAGAAAGTCTTGCAGCAAATCTGTCGAGATTTGCGAGCGATCCGGTCTTTGACCGGCAGAAACGGCCACTCGATGAAAATTCTGATGGGGTACAGGATTTAGCAAATTACGTTGTCGTTTCCAGCAGGGGGATTGGCGCATACGTGGCGGGAAGCGATGATCTTCGACAACTCAGGCCGATCGGACTGTCTCACAGTGTGTGGCCGCGCTACCTAACACGCAACGGAAACTTCGGGTTTGGTTGGCTGAAGGTGTTGCCGGGCGAAAAGCATGTGATCTGTGATCAATCCTTTACAACATCTTTAGGTATCGGCGAAACGTACGGCACCCACAGTGGCGAAACTGGGTTGCTGGTGCATACCTCCGGTGGTGAAAAAACACCCAATGGTAACGACCACGGGTACTACCGTTCGAGCTTGATGCACCCCGAGCCATGGCAGCATATTGGTGCAAAGTACACATTGATCGGGGCAGCGCCTGTGCCAGAGCCAGGGGTGATGGTGGGCTTGCTCGCTGGACTCGGGATGTTGATTCGCCGTCGTCGGTAGGTCGGCACCGACACAACCCCGCGCAAAGCGTTCTGAACCCACCTTCCGCCGCGTCGGCCCACGGCCACTCCCCCGGACTCGCTCGCAAGGCTCGCAACGTCCTCCCGCCCCGACGCGGCTATGCTGGCGTAAGAGTGGAGCTTTGGCG
Coding sequences:
- a CDS encoding PEP-CTERM sorting domain-containing protein: MARSTGVDLNAAVGSEIPTHVSLNVPIVGNFRVRIAVQNMGSSYGEVFLSTLTSYIAYDRAEVTNVAYLGAIPSDTYSFRKLSPAFTAEESLAANLSRFASDPVFDRQKRPLDENSDGVQDLANYVVVSSRGIGAYVAGSDDLRQLRPIGLSHSVWPRYLTRNGNFGFGWLKVLPGEKHVICDQSFTTSLGIGETYGTHSGETGLLVHTSGGEKTPNGNDHGYYRSSLMHPEPWQHIGAKYTLIGAAPVPEPGVMVGLLAGLGMLIRRRR